CTTCCTGGCCACGGCTGTAGCTACAGACAGCTCTGGTTCAGACCCCTTGTTTTCTCCAGGAGCTACGGGTCATTTCCTGCCTCCATGAGTTCCATCGTACCTGTGTGGACCCCTGGCTGCATCAGCATCGCACTTGCCCCCTCTGCATGTTCAACATCGTAGGTAGGAGGTGGGCCAAGGACTCCCCTGTGTGCAGGCAGATGGGTCTAGAAGGGGCTTCCCTCTGGGCAAGTGTTTTGCCTTGAAGCTGAGGAGAAGGCAGGACTACCTCAGTTGTTCTTTAAGCTGTGCACTGCTCGAAGGGGCCTCATCTGAGGGGGCGGCCATTCCATTGCAGGCATCTTTATGATGTATTTTCATGACAACTTTGTTGATTTTAAATCTgactgatttgtttgtttgtttgtttatctatttatttatttttggctgcgttgggtctttgttgctgcgcgcgggcttttctctacttgcggtgagcgggagctactcttcgttgcgctgcgcgggcttctcgttgcggtgcgtgggcttctcactgcggtggcttctcttgttgcggagcacaggctctaggtgcacgggcttcagtagttgcggcgcgagctcagtagttgtggctcgcgggctctagagctcaggctcagtagttgtggtgcacgggcttagttgctccgtggcatgtgggatcttcccagaccagggctcaaacccgtgtcccctgcattgtcaggcggattcttaaccactgtgccacctgggaagtccaagatttgtatatttattattccACTTTTCTGGCAATGAAGTATCCTGTTTGAACAAAACCAGGATATTATGACAATCTTCTAAAAGACGAAAGTGAAGTATCTTGAGGAAAGAGAGCCTTTTTCTAATTCACCCAAAGGTGCAGTGTGGGCTAGCGTGGCCCTGGGTGAAAGTCCCCAAAGGGCTGCTGGGAGGAGCAGGGCTTGCCATGCACAGTGGGACTCCCAAGGAGACAACTGGCTGGAGGGAGCAAGGGCATCCCAGGGCCCAGGCAGGGTAGGAGCATCCTTGGTCGTCCAAACTCTGATGGAGCTTGCGGGCGATGCAGGCTCAATAAGTAGGCTACAGCCACTCTTTTCTGAATGTACCTCCTTCCGTTTGTGGAGTCGAACACCTGTGCTCTTGGTTCTCTCTTCCAGAGGGAGACTCGCTTTCTCAGTCCCTGGGACCGTCTAGATCTTACCAAGAACCAGGCCGAAGACTTCACCTCATTCGCCAGCATCCCGGCCATGCCCACTACCACCTGCCTGCTGCCTACCTGTCGGGCCCTTCCCGGAGTGCAGCGGCTCGGCCCACACGGCCTGGTCCCTTCCTACCATCCCAGGAGCCAGGCGTGGGCCCTCGGCACCACCGCCTCCCCAGAAGCGCACATCCCCGGGCTCCAGGCGAGCCACAGCGCCTGGCAGTGGCCCAGACCCCCTCTgcgcagggctgggggctgagccACCTGCGGTGCACTTTGCAGCACCCTGCCACCTGCCCCATGCCCCCACGCCGGGCCAGGCCTCACGACAGCAGCGGGTCTGGAGAAAGCTACTGCACAGAACACAGCGGCTACCTGGCAGACGGGCCAGCCAGTGACTCCAGTTCAGGGCCCTGTCACGGCTCTTCGAGTGACTCAGTGGTCAACTGCACGGACATCAGCCTGCAGGGCATCCACGGCAGCAGTTCTACCTTCCGCAGCTCCCTGAGCAGTGACTTTGACCCCCTGGTGTACTGCAGCCCTGAAGGGGAGCGCCGGGCGGAGGAGGCTCAGCCTAGCATGGCCTCTCGGCCCCGTTCTTTGGACTCAGTGGTGCCCACAGGGGAAACCCAGGTTTCCAGCCATGTCCACTACCACCGCCACCGGCACCACCACTACAAAAAGCGTTTCCAGTGGCACGGCAGGAAGTCTGGCCCAGAAACTGGAGTCCCGCAGCCCAGGCCTGCCATTCCTCGGACACAACTCCAGCCAGAGCTGCCTTCACCCGATCCGCAAGCAGCCAGACCCAACCCAGCAGCCCCGTCAGGACAGCTCCCCAACCCACAACGGCCCAGGGCCCTCACCGAGCCAGCCCCTGGGCCAGCTGacgcctccagccccagccctggtccCAGCAGCCTCTTCCACTTGCAGAAATCCAGCCTCTCTGTccgacacacacagaggaaacgGCGGGGGAGTCCCTCAgagccctccccagcctctcgACCCCAGGACTTGACTGCACACCGAGTGTGCCAGATTCTTCCCCATTATGGCCCCAGCCTGGCATATCCTTGGTCCCCAGAGGCCCACCCATTGATCTTTGGACCTCCGGGCCCGGACAGGAGGCTGCTACCAGAAACCCCAGGCCCTACTTACCCAAGTTCACAGCCGGTGTGGTTGTGTCTGACTACACGCCAGCCCCCAGGACCATACCCATCTGGGGAGGGGCCTTCCGAATGGAGTTCTGGCACCCCAGGGGGTAGGCCATGCCCTTACCCACACTGCCAGGTGCTGCCAGCCCAGACTGGTGAGTTTTCAGGGGAAATGGGTCTGGTGGGGACAGGAAACTAGAGCTGGGTATGGCAGAATGGGTGAAGTCATCCAAAGGGTTGATGGAAGCTGAGAAGGGGCCAACAGGGGTGACATTCAAAATAGTGGACAAGTGGCATAGCGTGGGATGCTGGCCCTGCCAGGTGTTGATCCTTTAGTTGCCAGGTCCTAGGGAGGTCTCAGGTGAGGCACCAGTGAGGCTGAGACACCAGAAAGTACTTGGGGTGGCTTGGGGCAGCAGCTCAATCGTGAGcgtttcaatattttaaaaattggtacagCTGAGCATATAGCTCAGTATTAGCTGTAAATACAAAGAAGGCCAAGAACTGTTCCTTGCTCTTGAGGAGAGCATGGACAAATAGTTACTGAAAACCATAATCCCAGGCCACATGAGATCTTATAGGAGAAATAACTACAGATAACCATAATTCTGGGCTATATGAGAAGAGCTATGTGAATGATGCAAAAAGTTGTTCCCTTCTATGCATCTTTGTTAATAAGACTGACTTCATTTTCTTGGGGACTCAGTGCATCCCTATTACTGTATTGCAGCCAATGGTGATAATGTAAATCCTTGACTTTAACTGGGTGTTTATTTGCTCaaatcctcctcttcctcttccggATCCCCCAACCCCTACTCTTCCCCATCTTTTCCCACTGGGTGGATGACACAGCTCTTTGCCTACAGCCATCACTAGGAGGACCCCTCTCTCTTCAAAGGTCTTGAAATATAAGACTTCGGGGTCTGGGAATCCTACAGGCAGGACCTGAGAGCTGctatcatccatccattcatttcttccttccatttttctttctgtgttgtaTGCTTGCTGTGTGCTAGGTTCCAGGCTCTGAGGACATGGAACTTGTCAACCAGGAGACCCAGGTCTGTGGAGAGATAGGCATGCAAGCTGTTATAGTATAGAAAACAATTGCTTCCATAGGGCCATGTAATGCAGATCTGGCCACGTGTTTTATGGTTCCTTTTGAATCCTGTCATGTGTATACTTTCATTGCTGCTGGTGCCAGAATGctacctcccctctctctctcaaactCGTAACTGGTTTCAGTGCCTCCCTTTCCCCTGCTCTTCAGATCTAATCCACGCCAGGTTCTGTTAACCATGTCTCCACTAGCTTTACCATATTCTCCTCCAGTACTGATGGCCCCTGTCCATGCCTTAGGTGCAGCCTACAGATCGGGGCGGAagcctcctggctcctcccttccctctcacaGAGCCTGAAGGCCGCGCACTGCACGTCAGTGTCGTGTCCTGCAGGGCCACGCAGCAAGGTGATCCTGCTCACCTCCCCTCCATTCTGCTGCCGGCGTCATCCTCCTCAAACAAACTCTCCAGACATCTTCAAATGTTCTGTTTTGTTCAGAGTAAAGAAAAATCCAACCTGGTTTGGCCTTCAAGGCCCTAGTACCAGCTAGCCCCCATCTTCCTTCCCAACCTTATTTTccactcttccccttcccttcccctgctcCAAGCTTTAGCCAAACTAGGTAAACACTTCCTGCAGTTTCTGCAGCCCAGAAGGTTCTGCTGCCTTCCTGTTCCCATAAATCTAATTCTTCCCTATTCCTGCAGGACCAGCTCATTTATCTCCACTTTCAGGAAGCCCTTCTTGATGCTCCACTTGGACATGATCTTTCTCCTTCTGTGATTCATCTCTTATGACCCCAGTCCTGCCCCCAGTGGCATAATTGCCACTTACGTGCACACCTTTTCTCCTACAAGGTTGTCAGGTCCCTGCTTAGTCTTTTTGGTCTTCTGTTTGGCACATGGTAGCAGGCCAGATCcacaagtgcttaataaatatttactgggcgAATGAATGAATAGTAAGTATTGGTAACACACTGGTTGCTATCTATGTATCTCTTTCTCTAGATTCGTTTTTCTCTCCCCTGTGTCCCAACGGGGGCCCCTCTCAGCTTGCAGTCTGATCACCCTTCTGGACCCATTCCCTGCTCCTGCCTCTCTGTAGTTCCCTCCCAGCCATACTCTCTTGCCGGTGGAACAAGCAGAAGACTGGCCTGACCCTCAGTgacctctttcctcctctctctctaaaTGCAGGCTCAGAAGACGAGCTcgaggagctgtgcgaacaggccGTGTGAGGTGTTCAGGCCAAGCTCCGACCAAGAGTGCTCGCCAGACGACTCAGGGCCCTACCTGGCACAGAGTCCTGCTCCGGAGAAAAGAAAGGACCTCAGAAAACACCCCTCTTCTTTGCCATACTTCCTGGAGCCACTGGCagaggggtggtgatggtgggcgGCAGGAGGTGCTGTCTCCTGCTCCCAGCTCCAGACCTTGTCTGCAGAACCACCTGCAGTGCAGCAAGCCTGTGTCCAGCCAGGCAACCAGCTACCACCTGTGCGGGTTGGCGCCCCTGCAGGCTGGGACTTTTTGAGAGCAGGAAGCTAGGTACGGGTAGACAGGTGTTATAAAGGTGgtgctccttccccagccccagcagGTCTCCTCTCCCTCATTCCAAGCCTCATGTTCATACCAGCAAACGGGTCCAGCTGAATGCATGACCCTTCTCACCTCCTTCCTTGGGAGAGTCCTGCACACCGGCTTTGGCTCCTCCTTGGTAAGGCTGCTGCATCAGCGGCAACCCTGGTtcttatcattttccttctttgcgAAAAGATCAGGAGCATAGGTGAGCCCTGAGCCCTAAAGAGGGGGGCTTTGCAGCTTCACCAGGCAGGGCCTCCCCTGGTGCATAAGGGAGGATGTTTTTCCCTCCTTGTCGGTACTTGTCAGATCCACTATATTAAGTCAGAGGGGAAGCCAGGGTGTGCAGTTCTGTCCCTGAGGTGGTACAGCACCTTGAAGAAACTGGGTCGAAGCCTCTGATCGTCAAACTCCCTTGTCACTCCAGCAGCCTCAGTTCCTCTGGGGGTCGGGGTGAGGGTAGTGGGAAGGGAATAGCTCTTCCTTGGGGACCGCCTATCTCAAAGTCCCAAAGTAGGTGGAAAGAAGAGGATTTCTGCTGGACTTTAtttaggaagaggaaggaaggaatgaaggtagaaaaggcaaaattacagCTGAACAAGGAAGTTTTCTCTGGGCGTTTTCTCTCAGACCAGGGATAGGGAACGGGAGAACAAAGGAGAGGTAATATGGGGCC
This Balaenoptera acutorostrata chromosome 20, mBalAcu1.1, whole genome shotgun sequence DNA region includes the following protein-coding sequences:
- the RNF43 gene encoding E3 ubiquitin-protein ligase RNF43, encoding MSGGHQLQLAALWPWLLMATLQAGFGRTGLVLAAAVESERSAEQKAIIRVIPLKMDPTGKLNLTLEGVFAGVADITPAEGKLMQSHPLYLCNASDDDNLEPGFISIVKLESPQRAPRPCLSLASKARMAGERGASAVLFDITEDRAAAEQLQQPLGLTRPVVLIWGNDAEKLMEFVYKNRKAYVRIELKEPPTWPDYDVWILLTVVGTIFVVILASVLRIRCRPRHSRLDPLQQRTAWAISQLATRRYQPGCRRARAEWPDSGSSCSSAPVCAICLEEFSEDQELRVISCLHEFHRTCVDPWLHQHRTCPLCMFNIVEGDSLSQSLGPSRSYQEPGRRLHLIRQHPGHAHYHLPAAYLSGPSRSAAARPTRPGPFLPSQEPGVGPRHHRLPRSAHPRAPGEPQRLAVAQTPSAQGWGLSHLRCTLQHPATCPMPPRRARPHDSSGSGESYCTEHSGYLADGPASDSSSGPCHGSSSDSVVNCTDISLQGIHGSSSTFRSSLSSDFDPLVYCSPEGERRAEEAQPSMASRPRSLDSVVPTGETQVSSHVHYHRHRHHHYKKRFQWHGRKSGPETGVPQPRPAIPRTQLQPELPSPDPQAARPNPAAPSGQLPNPQRPRALTEPAPGPADASSPSPGPSSLFHLQKSSLSVRHTQRKRRGSPSEPSPASRPQDLTAHRVCQILPHYGPSLAYPWSPEAHPLIFGPPGPDRRLLPETPGPTYPSSQPVWLCLTTRQPPGPYPSGEGPSEWSSGTPGGRPCPYPHCQVLPAQTGSEDELEELCEQAV